CACCTGGCACCGGCCGCACGCTATTCGGAAGACATCGATCTGGTGCTCGTCAAGGCGATGGATACGGAAACGCTGGATCAACATCTGCGCCGCGTGCTGACGCCGGTGCTGGGACAGCCGGCCGACTCGCTGATCGCCGACGCCTGGCTGGCGATTCGCAACGTACTGCGGCCGTCGAAGATTCTGCGCACCGCCTATCGATTCGTGCCAGTGGGCCTGCGGCGCGAGGAAACCATCAAGGTCGAGGTCAACCTCAACGAAAGCGCGTCGCTGTACCCGCTGGTTGGCGTCGAACTGGACACGCTGGACGAAGAAGGCGAGCGCATTCGTGCCGTCGTGCGCTCCTACGACATCAATGAAATGTTGGGCACCAAGACGCGGGCGTTGATGCAGCGCGAGCAGGGACGCGATCTCTTCGATCTTTTTCATGCCTGGCAACTCAGTGAGGCGGGTACCACCCCCTATCCGGTGGACGGCGCCATGGCGATGGAAGCCTTCGCCTGGTATCTGGACAAGGAAGGAACTCGAATGGACTGCGACGAAGCCAATGCACTGCTTGATGCCAGGCTGCGTAAGGCGGCCTTTCGTCGCGACATGGACACGCTGTTGCGGCCGGGATTGCCCAAATTCGATGTTGATCAAGGTGCCGTAATTGTGCGGGCGGCTTATTTCAAGCACTTGAAGCCATAGTGTTATGGCACGGGAGATTAGGTTCTCTACCGAGTTGCACGAAGCATTGAACGACCTTTCACGGCGACCGGAGGCCGAAATAACCGGGGACATCAGCATGCCATGGCTGCCTTGGAATGCTTGCGACGCGATGTCACTGGCAGCAAAGATATGCTCGGGCAAACGCATCAGCAAACAAGGGGAAGCCTATGCGCCTTGGCCAACGCGCAGTCAGATCAAGCAGAACCTGCGCCCGCCCCGAGGTGTCGCCGCCGTCTTCGGCGACGAAGTACTGCGCGAGCAGACGCTTACAGTGGTTGCACCAATTTGGCCAAATGAATCGAACTGATTATGAGTGATGATGACGCTGGCGCAGCACCAATAACCATCGACAAAGTTCGAGCATCAAAGGCGGGCCATGCCTTTCATGAAGCTTGGGCCGCGCGCTCCGCTCTTGAACTCCTGCCGCCGTCGACCGACCTTACCGCTATCACGCTCGAGGGTTTCGATGAGCGAGACGAACAGAGCTTGGGAACTGGTGCGGTCGAGATTGCCGATCTCGTCCGGTACCACGGCGCCACCGATGTTGCCCGGGCGCATCGAGTCACGGTCGTTCAGTTCAAATACTCGATCGCAAGCGCCGACACGGCAGTGCGAGCTGCTGACTTGGCATCAACTCTTGCCAAGTTTGCCGCGACCGATGCCGAGCTTCGGGCGATGCATGGGGATGATCATGTTCTCGCCGTGGTCCGGTATGAATTTGCTACGAACAGGCCCATCCACGAGAACTTGGGGAAGGCGATCGCAGCGGTTGTCGCAGGCACGCAAGAAGCCGGTGATGTAGCCCGCCAAGCAGGCCAGATCAGTGAAGCTCTGAAAGAGTATCCCCATCCCTTTGCAGACCTACTGCGGCGAATGGAAATGGTCGGTAGCAAGGGAAGCTTGATAGAGGCTGAGCGTGCGATTTCAACAACGCTCGCCGCATGGAGCGAGCCAGGGGATCCGGATGCGGAGAAACGCCTGCTGAAGTTGCGGAATCTCATCAGGATCAAGGCCGGTCCCGGTAGCGAGACGGACAAACGCGTTGACCGGGTAGCGGTTTTGGCTGAGTTGGAAGTGGAGCACGAGGATCGGCTGTATCCCACGCCCGACGCGTTCCCCGAGGTTGAGGTAGTCATTCAGCGCGATGTTCTTGGCGACATTGCGACCCTCGCCCGTGAAGCTGGTCTTCCTCTCGTTGTCCATGCTGCGGGCGGGATGGGCAAGACTGTCTTGATGCAAGGCCTCGCCGACCGATTGCGAGCCGATGGCCCCGTGGTGCTCTTCGATGGCTTCGGCGCCGGTCGCTGGCGGGATCCTGCTGACGGTCGGCACCTCCCGGAAAGGACGCTTGTCCACCTTGCCAATCTCATGGCCGGACAAGGCCTGTGCGACATTCTGTTGCCAGTGGCGGACGTTACGGGCTTGCTCAGGGCATTCCGCCGACGGCTCGCTCAATCGGTGGAGACGGCTCGGCGAACTCGCAGCGATGCATGTGTATCACTAGTGCTCGATGCGATCGACCACGCCGGGCTTGCCGCGCGGGAAACCGCGACATCATCCTTCGCACACCTTCTCATGCGCAGCATCAGCGTAGAGCCAATCGACGGCGTTCGCATCGTCGTATCGTGCCGGACTGAACGGCTCGCGCTGGCAACCGGCGATACCTCGCATCGTCCTTTCACAATTCCACTGTTCACTGACGCGGAAGTACGAGCCCTCGTCGAGCGGCGTGTGCCGGATGCTTCGGCCGACGAGATCGCCGCTTTGCTGACACGGTCAGGTCGCAACCCACGCTGTCTCGACAACCTGATCGCGGCCGGACGGCCGTTTGATCCCGTGTCTTTCCCTGACGCCCCGGGAGAGCCGCAAGATCTGCTCGACGTGCTGCTTCGCAAGCGTCTCACCGAAGCGCGCGAAACCGCACGCGCTCGTGGTGCAAGCGATGCGGACATTGACCTCCTGCTCACAGGCATCGCCTTGCTGGCGCCCCCAGTTCCTATTGAAGAGCTTGCTGCGGCTCACGGCTTGATCGCGGAGCAGGTTGAGAGCTTCGCGGCCGACCTCGCCCCCTTGCTTGAGCGAACGCCACACGGCCTGATGTTCCGCGACGAGCCGACCGAAACCCTGATCCGATCGAGCTACGGCGCGAGCCAGGCCGGTCGAGATCGCGTTATCGCCGCTCTCCAAGAACGCCAACTCACTTCAAACTATGCAGCCCGGGCACTGCCCGCGTTGCTCACCTCGCTACGCGATGCCGATCAGCTCATCCAACTCGCCTACGACTTGCGTGTTCCCCGAGGCGCTTCACAGGTAAGCGCACGCGACATCCGTCTGTCGCGGATCACTGCCGCGATAGCGCTGGTGGGAGAGCTGAAGCGGCGCGATGATCTTCTCCGTCTGCTGCTGGAAGCATCGCTCGTTGCCGCGGGCCATGAGCGATCCGACCGCTTCCTATACCAGTATCCTGATCTCACCGCGGTAGCGGGTGACCCAGAAGCCTTGCGACGGCTTTTCGCGACCAATGTTGGCTGGCCTGGAGGGAAACACGCCGCGCTTGCACTTGTGAACGCCTTCGCCGGTGACCGAGACGAAGCCCGTCGCCATGCTCGGCGATCAATCGATTGGCACAATTGGGCCGCGCATAGCAAACGTAGCGCGCGCTTTAGCGAATCGAGCACCACAAGGCAATGGGACGACATTGGCTTCGCCTATGTCGAGATGCTGGCGGGCAATGACGTGCGCGTTGCAGAGTTCTTCGCCCGTCGAGAGGACGGTGTGGCCTTCGCCAAGTTTAGCGACTTGTTCGATCTTCTGGATCGACACCAGTGTTCGGCGCATCCGCCCAAGACGCGCGTCGCAACGCGGCTGTTGCGTTGTCGACTGCCATCTCGCGCACTCTACGCCGCCGCGCTTCCATTCGTCGGCCGTGAACCATCCCACGCCAGAAGGCTTGTCACGGCACTTGCAGCCGCATCTTCTGGGACTGGCAAAAGCGAAGCCTTGGCGATGGCCAGCGTACTGGCATCGGCCCTGGCGATAGTGCTCGGCATGGAGAAAGAGGCAGCAAGCATCCTCGCTGGAGCTGCACTTACACCACCAAGCGTTTATGACTATTCCAGTCACTATCCGAGCGACCGTGCGATCCACGTGACCGTACTGGCCGCCGGTGTTCGAGCCGCCTTGAGCCGGAAGCGCGCCGCCTTGGCTGACATAGCGCCAGCGGAATTCATCGGGTTGGTGCCTGCAAGTGCTCGATCGCGGGGCGCAGCAACCTTCAGTCGGGTGCTTAACCAGAAGCTAGCGGCTCCCAAGTTCGATGGAACTCGGCACCGACGGAAGAGGCGCAATGAACTCGACGAGGAAAAACGATCAAATTACTCGCGTGCGCTTGGCAGCCGAATCCTGCCGATGCTGAACTATGCGCAGGATGTCGCCGACATCATTCGACCGCCAAATGGAAAGGCGCGGGACGAGATGGTGGCCGCGGCCTTTGACCGACTTGTCCATGAAGTCGCGCAGTCATCCGACTATCCGTATCGGGACGGGAAGGCATATCTCGCGCGAAACGGCTTCCGAGTGATTTTCGACCTTGCTGACTCGTTAGGTGCGCTCAATGCCGCGATGGCGAAGCGCATGGTCGAGTGGGCAGCGAGCGCGCCGGGCCTATTCACGCCGGAACTTACCCAGGCGGTTGCTCGACTATCGCGCCTCCCACAGTGCCATGATGCAGCGCTCCTCCTTGCTGGCCATGTCGAGCGCAAGATCCAACTCGATACCGATGTCGGATCCCGCATCTCATCCTACGGTGACCTCGCTCGCGCAGCCTGGCGAGTGAGCACCGAAGAGGCTGCGGCCTATTTTCGCCGTGCGCTCGATCTTGCCGAGGCCATTGGATCGGATGACTTCGATCGTACCAATCACTTGCTGGAGCTGACCGGCCACTATTCGGGTCCCGAACTTTCGCCGGCGGCGGTGCACACCCTGGCGCGTATCCTCGAACTGAATCAGAACGAGGATGGCAAATTCCCCTGGACGGAGTACGCGAAAACGATGGTGCCGATTGCTGGTCGGGCGATGTTGGCTACGTTGGCACGGCTGGATGATCGTGACGCTGCTCGGCTCGGACTGTCGCTCGGCCCAGCGTTAACTGTCCTCGTTCGTGATTCGAAGCTTTCAGTTGAAGCCGCCGTCGCGCTATTTGGTTTGGCTGCTCCAGTCGAAACGTGGACGTGGCACATCTCGGGCTTCGCGTCAGAGGTCATTGGTCGCCTACCTCAAGAGCGGCGGGAATGGTTCTTCGACCTCCTTCTGGTCGAGATCGATCGTGAGGATCAACTGTCTCCCGCACGGGAGACGATCGAAGGGCTACATGACCTCGCTGAGCGCAGTCTTCCTGCCACTTCTCATGCTCGAACACGAATTGAGGGCCTGCTCACTCGCCTTGGACCCCAATCCGAATCGCGAACGGTCATCTCCCCGTCAACCGCGATGGAGCCGCCGGTCGTCTTCCCGGTGGACCTCACGGACTCGGACGACATTGACCGCCAGATTCTCAGCGAGGAGATTGATCAGTCGGGACGGCGCTGGCCGGTTCGGACACTGATTGATCTGGCCAAGCGAGCAAACTCTCCCGCCGAACGCCTCGGGTTTGTCCGCGCGGTCGTTGAAGCAACCGCTGCCACGCTTGCCGACAAAATCCACGCGCTGGACGACTACTTGGAGGAATGGGGTAGGTCGTCGGCGGCTATGCGCGATGCTCTGCCTGACTTGGGACTGCGCCTTGCCACCAAGCACGCCGCCGAACTTGCCAGTTCAAGCACCGACGCGTGGGGCAACTGGCGGGGGCTGGAGCAGCATTTTCATGCCGACCGTGCAGTTCTTGTCGAGCACGTAGTTGCAGCGCTCCGGAGCACCGCGGACAGTCTTGGTGGTAATGCCTGGCTCGCACTCGCCGCGAGACTGGCGTCTGACGTCAGTGCCAGCGCCATTGCGGAAGGCCTCGAACGGTTTCTGGCGAACACAGATGAAAAGCTGCCGTCCGAAGTGGGGGACGGGCCGTGGGACGCGCGTTTTACGGTTCCGTCTGACGAGGCGACATTCGTGGCGGGACTCGTGTGGGCGAGGCTCGGCCATCCCATCGCAGCAATGCGCTGGCGCGCAGCCCATGCGGTGCGGCGCCTGGTGGTGGCCGGACGGTTCGATGTCATTGAACGACTGATCGAGCGATTCGGGTCTGCTTCGAGCTTGCCGTTCGGCGATGTGAAGCTGCCTTTCTACTTAATGCATGCGCAGCTCTGGCTGTTGATCGCACTCGCTCGCGTAGCGAAAGACGCTGCTTCCGCGTTTGCCTCCCATCGCGCGTTCTTCGAGCGAATCGCCTTTTCCGCTGAGTTCCCGCACGTTGTCATGCGTGCGTTCGCGATAGACGTACTTCGCGAGCTTGCGCCTGCACTCGCACCCCAAGAGCGCGAAGCTCTGATCGCCAAGCTTGGCCTCGCAAACCGGTCGCCCTTCCCATCGGCTCCTCGAACCGACTACCGCGAGTTCCGGTATGCGCCTAGGCCAGACGCCTCGCCGCGCCCAGAGGATGGCTTCCACCTCGACTACGACTTCAACAAATATCAGGTCGAGCGTTTGTGCCACGTCTTCGCTTGTCCAGGCTGGGAGGTGGAGGACCGCATCAGCGCGTGGGTGCGGCGTTGGGACACAACCGTGCGAGGAATGCATGATTACCCGCGTGGCAGAAGCGATGACGCATCTTGGTCTTCGGGGTATGTTCCGGATCGAGATCCGTACGGGGGATATCTCGGATGGCACGCACTCATGCTTGTCGCCGGTGAGTTGCTGGCGACACGGGCGGTTGTCGGCGAAGACTGGGGCGGTGATGCTTGGGCCGCGTTCCTGGGGGAGTACACGCTGTCAAGAAGCGATGGTCTCTGGCTTGCCGATCTCACCGATCCGTTTCCGCTCGACCTTACCAAGGAGGCGGACATGCCTATGCCGGAGAGCGGTGAGAGAGGCACCGTTCGCGAAGACAGCAATCTGCTGGCACCGTTGCTCGGCTTACTGGACGGCAAGGCGGCGACGGATTGGCTTCCGGTCGCAGGACGTTGGTCGATCGGGCGAGACACAACTGTCACGCTTCAAAGCGTACTGGCGAATGCCGGCGATGCGCGAGCGGTGGTCTTGACCGTGCTGTCAGCTGAAGCATTCTTTAGATGGTTGCCGGACGATGAAGATGAGATTGCCCGTCACTTCGGCGGCGACGGTCACACGGTTCAGCCATGGGTCGCAAAGACACCGAACACCGAGCGCCAGCTCGATCGGCATGATCCTTATGGTGCCGCCACCGCACTCGACAGGCCTTTCCCATCGGATTGGACGCGAGAGCTGTTGGGGACAGTCGCGGATGATGAGGTAGTCCGCAGTTGGTCAATCGGCGGGAGAACAGCGTATCGCGCAGAAGCTTGGGGTGCTGAGGGCGGACGGGGTGAATACGCCTGGAGCGAGACTGGGTACCGCTTGTTCGTCGGTCGTGACGCATTGCTTTCCCTGCTCAAGGTGTCCGAGCGTAGTCTTGTCGTCGCACTCACGCTCCAGAAATACCATAAAGGGAAATCGAGCGGACGTGCCGGAGACTCCAGCGGCTTTACCCATCGGTCGCTGGTGGTTGTCATCGATGAACGTGGCCAGATTTGGTCGCCGCGAGGCCTCTCTCGACAAGCCAAGGGAGCTCTTGCGACGCTCGACCCCGATCAGCGACGCGATTTCTATCCGCGGTTCCGCGCAATCGCGGGCCTGCCCGATGAGCGGCGCCGTCGGCGCGACAACCTACTGGATCTCGACGGCATTGACTTGGCGTTCATCAAGAATCCGAATGGAAGTTAACCGGCTCACTGCCGACCGATACTGAAATCCGGTCGTATGACCGCTGTGGCCGAGCAAGAGACGCCCTCGTGGCATCAGCCTGAACGACCGCGGTGGGTCGATTGGAGTCCCTCATTCCCGGCTCCAATCGCAAGTTGAACGAGTAAAAAACAGCGGCCCCCGAAGGGGCCGCGAAAGCTCGTCGAACTCAATGCACCAACTGCCGAGCCAGTGCCACCTCCACCGAGTCGCCATCCTGGTTCAGGACATC
The Halomonas sp. H10-9-1 DNA segment above includes these coding regions:
- a CDS encoding nucleotidyl transferase AbiEii/AbiGii toxin family protein, coding for MIQHAHLTAWQSHAPWPKRSQIEQDLRLSRGVAAIFADPVLGEHLAMRGGTVLHKAHLAPAARYSEDIDLVLVKAMDTETLDQHLRRVLTPVLGQPADSLIADAWLAIRNVLRPSKILRTAYRFVPVGLRREETIKVEVNLNESASLYPLVGVELDTLDEEGERIRAVVRSYDINEMLGTKTRALMQREQGRDLFDLFHAWQLSEAGTTPYPVDGAMAMEAFAWYLDKEGTRMDCDEANALLDARLRKAAFRRDMDTLLRPGLPKFDVDQGAVIVRAAYFKHLKP